The genomic stretch AGTAGAGTAGCTGCCGGGTGCTTGCCTGTCGTGAGCAATCCccctgagttcattcccagcaccacaagacAAAATTAGAGTTTCAACAACAAAACCTTTGACTTGAACTTGGAAGAGGGTAGTAGAACTATTAGAAATCGAACGCAGTGAAGCACCGGAAGTTAGGGGTTTGGCAAGCGGGCTGGAAACTGTCCCTCTTCCAGATATCTGCCAAACAGCTTCAGTCTGGCGCTTTCTGCTCAAAACgtagggggtggggggcgggggcggagAACGGGAGATGAACTGCAGTGCTCAAGTATGACGAGGCGCCAAGCAGTGGCCTGGGTGGAGTTGAGCTCAGGACTTTCACACACTCCAATATTTGGGACCTTTGCTCCGGATACGGGTAGAATCAAGGCTCCAGAAAACCACACAAGCACctcacacacaaattttaaaatgtaaaaataatttaaagcatGAAAATGGGAAGTGGATGTTGGGACTACAATGTCTTAGGGTCTACCCGAGCCACCAAGCCCGCAAGAGGGATGTGCGGAAGTGGTGGCTACAGAATCAGAACAGGATTGTTAGAAACCTTCCCCGGAGGCGAGGCGGAGGGGACCGCTGCTAGGATTCTCTCCACACGCCACAGCAGGAGACAGCTGGGGCAGAGCTACAGCTACTGATCCTATTGGTGGCGGCTCTAAACCTGCTCCGCCCACTTCAGCGCACACCAGGGACCCCTTGGTTCCAACCCTTATCCAGGGGAGGTCTCTCTGAGCCATCCCTGCGTTCAGACATCGGTCCCCAACCCTCAGCAGCCAGTTACCCTGAAGATCACAAAGGGACCCGGAGAGATTGATACGCTTGGCAAAGCAAACCTAAAGGATCcgactcatttctttttttctcaactgGAAAAGAGAGTCCACGGAGACCACCAAAAGAAGCGCCAAAGGGAGGGTGCAGTTTGGAAAAAGGACTAGGGTGGCGCGATTTGGACTTCTCTGCACTGAGAAGCACGAAGTGCCCCTTCTCTTTCACTACCTACCCACAGTCCATGCAATCACGCGCACATCTGCCGAGAGCCCACGTCCCTGAACAATGGAAGTCTCTAACCTCTCCGGCGCCACCCCTGGCATCGCCTTTACCCAGGGACTGGAAAGCTGCAGTGAGAGCCCAAATTCCGGCAAGGACTTGGGGTACACCCCAGGTGGACTCATCTTGCCAGGCCGTGAGCCACCCCTTTCCATCTTCACCGTGCTCGTGGTGACTCTATTGGTGTTGCTGATCGCTGCCACTTTCTTATGGAATCTACTAGTTCTAGTGACCATCTTGCGCGTCCGCACCTTCCACCGCGTGCCACATAACTTGGTGGCCTCGACAGCGGTCTCGGACGTGCTTGTGGCAGCCCTGGTGATGCCACTGAGCCTGGTAAGCGAGTTGTCAACTGGGCGACGCTGGCAGCTGGGAAGGAGTCTGTGCCACGTATGGATCTCCTTCGACGTGTTATGCTGCACGGCCAGCATCTGGAACGTGGCGGCCATCGCCCTGGACCGCTACTGGACCATCACGCGTCACCTACAGTACACGCTGCGCACCCGGCGCCGCGCTTCAGCGCTCATGATCGGGATCACCTGGGCACTGTCTGCGCTCATCGCGCTCGCACCGTTGCTCTTTGGCTGGGGAGAAGCCTATGATGCTCGGCTACAGCGTTGCCAGGTGAGCCAGGAGCCCTCCTATGCTGTCTTCTCCACCTGCGGAGCCTTCTACCTGCCTCTGGCGGTGGTGCTCTTCGTCTACTGGAAGATTTACAAAGCCGCCAAGTTTCGCTTTGGCCGTAGACGGAGGGCTGTGGTGCCTTTGCCTGCCACCGAGCAGGTGAGAGGGGCTGATTGTGGATTTGGGAGTAGGGGACGCTGGGAAGAATGGAATTTAGAGAAAGGGAAGAGTGGGACAGAGCTTGGATATTGGAGAATAAATGGAAAAACTGTCGCATGTGGAACGCGGGAGGAGATGGCCATCTGCTCTTTCCAAGAGCACATGGGGTGACTTACCGCTTCTGCTTCTAGCGAACCACCTGCGGAATATGCACCTGTGAAAATGGTTTCTTTGCACATTAGGACTAGTGCTGGAACCTCTAAACCTcagaagtagtgtgtgtgtgtgtgtgtgtgtgtgtgtgtgtgtgtgc from Arvicola amphibius chromosome 12, mArvAmp1.2, whole genome shotgun sequence encodes the following:
- the LOC119799552 gene encoding 5-hydroxytryptamine receptor 5B: MEVSNLSGATPGIAFTQGLESCSESPNSGKDLGYTPGGLILPGREPPLSIFTVLVVTLLVLLIAATFLWNLLVLVTILRVRTFHRVPHNLVASTAVSDVLVAALVMPLSLVSELSTGRRWQLGRSLCHVWISFDVLCCTASIWNVAAIALDRYWTITRHLQYTLRTRRRASALMIGITWALSALIALAPLLFGWGEAYDARLQRCQVSQEPSYAVFSTCGAFYLPLAVVLFVYWKIYKAAKFRFGRRRRAVVPLPATEQVKEAPQEAEMVFTARCRATVTFQMSGDSWREQKEKRAAMMVGILIGVFVLCWIPFFLTELISPLCSCSLPPIWKSIFLWLGYSNSFFNPLIYTAFNKNYNNAFKSLFTKQR